Proteins encoded within one genomic window of Heptranchias perlo isolate sHepPer1 chromosome 35, sHepPer1.hap1, whole genome shotgun sequence:
- the LOC137302409 gene encoding zona pellucida sperm-binding protein 3-like, which translates to MGDCVVRGLVPVLLLVGSVCCSDIWQQFRDQRFPWRRVKPTPGPQRVPPPGPPSGSHFSLSEGRSLSPLQTVMVQCGEQNLLVRVDMDLFGTRHLIKAADLTLGTAGCRPTGIYSQNHTVLFDYGLHECGSRLQMAGDFLVYTTHLNHTPNAGGSVIVRTNGAVIPIQCHYLRKGNVSSNPIKPTWIPFSSTKSGEGLLSFSLRLMNDDWLTERTSTVYYLGDLIHIEASVSMTNHMPLKLYIDSCAATLSPDKDSTPRYNIIDYHGCLLDSKAEDSFSTFVLPRDERELDKLQFDLDAFRFFGDDRSLIFITCHLKVAAVDRRDSMNKACTFHKMQNVWTPLEESTNDICACCHLGNCSATREFRFGSRGRRDLVSGPESDAELKWEGEASLGPLVILDPDVTDLATEPLNEVEQRMQERSPGGVESEVVLILALTVTAVSLISASLIALFLYRKHKQTQFN; encoded by the exons atgggggattgTGTGGTGAGGGGTTTAGTCCCAGTGCTGTTGTTAGTTGgatctgtttgttgctctgatatttggcaacagtttagagaccagagatttccatggagaagagtaaaacccacccctgGACCTCAGAGAGTCCCTCCCCCTGGGCCTCCCTCTGGTTCCCATTTCAGCctgtctgaggggagaagtctgtccccactgcagactgtgatggtgcagtgtggagagcagaacctcctggtgagggtagacatggatttatttggaaccaggcacctgattaaagctgctgacctgaccctggggacagcaggttgtcggccaactgggatctactctcagaaccacaccgtcctctttgactatgggctccatgaatgtggcagcagattgcag atggctggagatttcctggtctacaccacccacctgaaccacaccccaaatgctGGTGGATCAGTTattgtgagaactaatggagcTGTCATTCCCATCCAGTGCCACTATTTGAG gaagggcaatgtgagcagtaaccccatcaagcccacctggatcccattcagctcgaccaagtctggagaagggcttctgtcattctcactgcgtctAATGAATG ATGATTGGCttacagagcgcacctcgactgtctactacctgggtgacctcattcacattgaggcctctgtttcaatgaccaaccacatgcccctgaagctctacattgacagctgtgcagctacattgagcccagacaaggattccaccccaagatacaacatcattgactaccatgg ttgcctcctggacagcaaagccgaggactccttttcaacctttgtgttgcccagagatgaacgtgagctggacaaactccagtttgacctggatgcgttccgtttctttggagatgaccgttcccTG attttcatcacctgtcacctgaaagttgctgcagtggatcggagagattccatgaacaaagcttgtactttccaCAAGATGCAGAATGT ctggaccccattggaagaatcGACCAATGATATAtgtgcctgttgtcatctgggCAACTGCAGTGCCACGAGGGAATTCCGATTTGgttccagaggaaggagggatcttgtatctggacctg agagtgatgctgaattgaagtgggagggtgaggcctcacttggacccctggtcattctggatcctgatgtgacagacctggcaactgagccccttaatgaggttgagcaaaggatgcaggagaggtctccgggtg gtgtggagtctgaggtggtcctgatcttggccctgactgtgaccgctgtctctctgatctctgcttctttgatcgccttgttcctgtacaggaaacacaagcaaacccagttcaactag